In Microbacterium galbinum, a single window of DNA contains:
- a CDS encoding aldo/keto reductase: MTRPVPVRIGRGGLSAPPIGYGAAALGNLYSALADDAWPEVVPAAWAGGIRYFDVAPHYGLGLAERRLGESLHPLPREEYIVSTKVGRLLVPQDAAGRTDIDNLFVVPADHRRVRDYSRDGVLRSIDDSLTRLGLDRIDLVLVHDPDDFEREALDGAFPALSELRDQGVIRSFGAGMNQSAMLARFVRETDADVMMVAGRWTLLDQSAGDDLLPLAAERDVSVLAAAVFNSGILATDTPGQGSLFDYGPADRTVVERAQEIARIAHRHGRTLPELAVQFPLRHPAVAAVVLGGASAAQLAQNSALADRPVPEEVWRELQEQGLLGTDASARQPRAREGQPVR; the protein is encoded by the coding sequence GTGACCCGCCCCGTTCCCGTGCGCATCGGTCGCGGCGGACTCTCGGCCCCGCCGATCGGGTACGGCGCGGCCGCGCTCGGCAACCTCTACAGCGCGCTCGCCGACGACGCCTGGCCCGAGGTGGTGCCCGCGGCGTGGGCCGGCGGCATCCGCTACTTCGACGTCGCCCCGCACTACGGTCTCGGTCTGGCCGAACGGCGGTTGGGCGAGAGCCTGCACCCGCTGCCGCGCGAGGAGTACATCGTCTCGACCAAGGTCGGACGGCTGCTCGTGCCGCAGGATGCCGCGGGCCGCACCGACATCGACAACCTGTTCGTCGTGCCCGCCGATCATCGGCGCGTGCGCGACTACTCGCGCGACGGGGTGCTGCGCTCGATCGACGACTCGCTCACGCGGCTCGGCCTCGATCGGATCGACCTGGTGCTGGTGCACGACCCCGACGACTTCGAGCGTGAAGCCCTCGACGGCGCCTTCCCCGCGCTCAGCGAGCTGCGCGACCAGGGCGTGATCCGCTCGTTCGGGGCGGGCATGAACCAGAGCGCGATGCTCGCCCGGTTCGTGCGCGAGACGGATGCCGACGTGATGATGGTCGCCGGGCGTTGGACGCTGCTCGACCAGTCCGCCGGCGACGACCTGCTGCCCCTCGCCGCCGAGCGCGATGTCTCGGTGCTCGCCGCGGCCGTCTTCAACTCCGGCATCCTCGCGACCGATACCCCCGGGCAGGGGAGCCTGTTCGATTACGGTCCCGCCGACCGCACGGTCGTCGAGCGCGCGCAGGAGATCGCGCGCATCGCGCATCGGCACGGGCGCACGCTGCCCGAGCTCGCGGTGCAGTTCCCGCTGCGGCATCCGGCCGTCGCCGCCGTCGTGCTGGGCGGGGCCAGCGCCGCCCAGCTCGCGCAGAACAGCGCGCTCGCCGACCGACCGGTGCCGGAGGAGGTCTGGCGCGAACTGCAGGAGCAGGGGCTGCTGGGAACGGATGCCTCCGCGCGGCAGCCGCGGGCGCGAGAAGGGCAACCCGTACGATGA
- a CDS encoding Na+/H+ antiporter subunit A, translated as MLTLLAVFLLGSLLMPVLVRWLGSQAFAIAALIPAAAFVHALVMTPQVIDGDSPFVSVSWIPQLGLNLSMNMDVLGWVLTLIVTGVGSLVLLYCRWYFHDESAGIGQFAGVLLGFAGAMYGLVLTDDLVMLVMFWEVTSILSYLLIGHYRRRAASRRAALQALLVTTLGGLVMFVGVVLLVVDAGTSSIREILAEVPTGPMIDAAIVMLLIGAISKSAIFPFHFWLPGAMAAPTPVSAYLHAAAMVKAGIYLIARFAPIFALSPTWRPIVISLGILTMLIGGFQALRETDLKRILAFGTVSQLGFFAVVVGYGTQAAALAGLALVIGHALFKSALFLIVGVIDRQLSTRDINELSGVGRQAPVMTTAAFISIASMAGIAPTLGFVAKESTLTALLDDAIGGSAWGLVALIGVILGSMLTAAYGVRFLWGAFWTKRDAQGDRMPDTPWPDPPVGFLSAPIILAGVTLAAGIGAPALDVALQGYAVTATPGLDAEGLAVEGPGHLALWHGFEPALGISILSIVLGFGIFLLSRRTGWDRKARLLPFTAADVYYFVMRGVDRLSVLSTTLTQRGSLPVYVGTIFVVFVAAEVTALVATDIDRFQLSAWHTPVQIVVAPIMAAAGLFAVRAQKRYTGVVLVSVTGLGMVVLFATSGAPDLALTQILVETVTMVTFALVLRRLPSKMGEHNASVGRIPRALLAVGVGLTMALVAVVATQSRIHEPISTSFAQLAYEIGHGKNVVNVALVDLRGWDTMGELSVLVLAATGVASLVFVTHRADMLAATLKLPRSKRRRTQSRPLVETTEGIRFQTTENESSPRAWLVGGTKMKPENRSILLEVIVRVLFHTIIVVSIFLLFSGHNLPGGGFAGGLVAGMALVMRYIAGGRWELGAAAPTDAGRLLGAGLILAVGSALIPLFFGQAPLTSTFWEWEIPGFGHMEFVTSTIFDVGVYLVVIGLVLDVLRSLGAEVDRQTQALRDAPMVSRERRGAH; from the coding sequence ATGCTGACGCTCCTCGCCGTGTTCCTCCTCGGGTCTCTCCTGATGCCCGTTCTGGTGCGCTGGCTGGGGTCTCAGGCATTCGCGATCGCCGCTCTCATTCCCGCGGCGGCATTCGTCCACGCGCTGGTGATGACGCCGCAGGTGATCGACGGTGACTCCCCGTTCGTCTCGGTGTCGTGGATCCCGCAGCTCGGGCTGAACCTGTCGATGAACATGGACGTGCTCGGCTGGGTGCTCACGCTCATCGTCACGGGCGTCGGTTCGCTGGTTCTCCTCTACTGCCGCTGGTACTTCCACGACGAATCGGCCGGGATCGGCCAGTTCGCGGGCGTTCTGCTGGGCTTCGCCGGCGCGATGTACGGCCTCGTGCTCACCGACGACCTGGTCATGCTCGTCATGTTCTGGGAGGTGACGAGCATCCTCTCGTACCTCCTCATCGGTCACTACCGCCGTCGCGCGGCCAGCCGTCGTGCCGCGCTGCAGGCGCTGCTGGTCACCACGCTCGGCGGACTCGTGATGTTCGTCGGCGTCGTGCTGCTGGTGGTCGATGCCGGAACGTCGAGCATCCGCGAGATCCTCGCCGAGGTGCCGACCGGTCCGATGATCGATGCCGCGATCGTCATGCTCCTGATCGGCGCGATCAGCAAGTCGGCGATCTTCCCGTTCCACTTCTGGCTGCCCGGTGCGATGGCCGCTCCCACTCCGGTGAGCGCCTACCTGCACGCCGCCGCGATGGTGAAGGCGGGTATCTACCTCATCGCGCGCTTCGCGCCGATCTTCGCGCTGAGCCCCACCTGGCGTCCGATCGTGATCAGCCTCGGCATCCTGACGATGCTGATCGGCGGGTTCCAGGCGCTGCGCGAGACCGACCTCAAGCGTATCCTCGCCTTCGGCACCGTCAGCCAGCTCGGTTTCTTCGCCGTGGTCGTCGGCTACGGCACGCAGGCCGCGGCGCTGGCGGGGCTCGCGCTGGTCATCGGCCACGCGCTGTTCAAGTCGGCACTGTTCCTCATCGTGGGTGTGATCGACCGTCAGCTCTCGACGCGTGACATCAACGAGCTCTCGGGCGTGGGCCGGCAGGCCCCGGTCATGACGACGGCGGCGTTCATCTCGATCGCCTCCATGGCCGGCATCGCCCCGACCCTCGGTTTCGTGGCGAAGGAATCGACGCTCACCGCCCTGCTCGACGATGCAATCGGCGGATCCGCGTGGGGACTCGTCGCCCTGATCGGCGTGATCCTCGGATCCATGCTCACTGCGGCATATGGCGTGCGCTTCCTCTGGGGAGCCTTCTGGACCAAGCGCGACGCGCAGGGCGATCGGATGCCGGACACCCCCTGGCCCGACCCGCCCGTCGGGTTCCTGTCGGCGCCGATCATCCTCGCGGGTGTCACGCTCGCCGCCGGCATCGGCGCTCCCGCGCTCGACGTCGCGCTGCAGGGATACGCGGTCACGGCGACCCCCGGCCTCGACGCCGAGGGGCTGGCCGTCGAAGGCCCGGGGCACCTCGCCCTCTGGCACGGCTTCGAGCCGGCGCTCGGCATCTCGATCCTGTCGATCGTGCTGGGCTTCGGGATCTTCCTGCTCTCCCGCCGCACGGGCTGGGACCGCAAGGCCCGCCTGCTGCCGTTCACCGCAGCCGATGTCTACTACTTCGTCATGCGCGGTGTCGACCGGCTGTCGGTGCTCAGCACGACCCTCACCCAGCGCGGTTCGCTGCCCGTGTACGTCGGCACGATCTTCGTGGTGTTCGTCGCCGCCGAGGTCACGGCGCTCGTCGCGACCGACATCGACCGCTTCCAGTTGTCGGCCTGGCACACGCCGGTGCAGATCGTCGTGGCGCCGATCATGGCCGCCGCCGGTCTCTTCGCGGTGCGGGCGCAGAAGCGCTACACCGGAGTCGTGCTCGTGTCGGTCACGGGCCTCGGCATGGTGGTGCTGTTCGCGACCAGCGGTGCCCCCGACCTCGCGCTCACGCAGATCCTCGTCGAGACCGTCACGATGGTGACCTTCGCCCTCGTGCTGCGCCGCCTGCCCTCGAAGATGGGCGAGCACAACGCCTCGGTCGGGCGCATCCCGCGGGCGCTGCTCGCGGTGGGCGTCGGTCTCACGATGGCGCTCGTCGCCGTGGTCGCCACGCAGTCGCGCATCCACGAGCCCATCTCCACCTCGTTCGCGCAGCTCGCCTACGAGATCGGCCACGGCAAGAACGTCGTCAACGTCGCCCTGGTCGACCTTCGTGGATGGGACACGATGGGTGAGCTGTCGGTGCTCGTGCTCGCCGCGACCGGTGTGGCCTCGCTCGTCTTCGTCACCCATCGCGCCGACATGCTCGCCGCCACCCTCAAGCTGCCGCGGTCGAAGCGCCGCCGCACGCAGAGCCGCCCGCTGGTCGAGACGACCGAAGGCATCCGTTTCCAGACCACCGAGAACGAGAGCAGCCCCCGGGCCTGGCTCGTCGGCGGAACGAAGATGAAGCCCGAGAACCGGTCGATCCTGCTCGAGGTGATCGTCCGCGTGCTGTTCCACACCATCATCGTGGTGTCGATCTTCCTGCTCTTCTCCGGTCACAACCTCCCCGGCGGCGGTTTCGCCGGCGGTCTCGTCGCGGGCATGGCGCTCGTCATGCGCTACATCGCGGGTGGCCGCTGGGAGCTCGGAGCAGCCGCACCCACCGACGCGGGACGTCTGCTCGGCGCGGGCCTCATCCTCGCGGTCGGCAGCGCGCTGATCCCCCTGTTCTTCGGCCAGGCGCCGCTCACCAGCACGTTCTGGGAGTGGGAGATCCCCGGCTTCGGCCACATGGAGTTCGTCACCTCGACGATCTTCGACGTGGGCGTCTACCTCGTAGTCATCGGCCTCGTGCTCGACGTGCTGCGCAGCCTCGGGGCCGAGGTCGACCGTCAGACCCAGGCGCTGCGCGATGCGCCGATGGTCTCGCGTGAGAGGCGGGGTGCCCACTGA
- a CDS encoding GntR family transcriptional regulator has protein sequence MFSDDEARGPRALPARRALVDDVYDAVLGLLMDRVIEPGARVNIDAVARDLDVSPTPVREALTRLESEGLVIKRALKGYVATPLLDADGLRDLYDMRELLEPEAARRATTHIDAETEAELAASVAQMRTASAPDDDEHFENYRRFIDEDLHFHHLIAEHAQSPLLSEAIVRLRSHMHLYRLNFRHDFEDDTVSEHEKILSALRDRDADAAAAAMLTHITNSYARLGPVLAARSE, from the coding sequence ATGTTCAGCGACGACGAAGCCCGTGGACCACGGGCTCTGCCCGCCCGCCGTGCCCTCGTCGACGACGTCTACGACGCCGTGCTCGGGCTGCTCATGGACCGGGTGATCGAACCCGGTGCCCGCGTGAACATCGACGCGGTCGCCCGCGACCTCGACGTCTCGCCGACCCCGGTGCGCGAAGCACTCACCCGCCTCGAGTCCGAGGGGCTCGTGATCAAGCGCGCGCTCAAGGGCTACGTCGCCACCCCGCTGCTCGATGCCGACGGCCTGCGCGACCTCTACGACATGCGCGAACTCCTCGAGCCCGAAGCGGCACGCCGCGCGACGACGCACATCGACGCCGAGACCGAGGCCGAGCTCGCGGCCTCGGTGGCGCAGATGCGCACGGCATCCGCCCCCGACGACGACGAGCACTTCGAGAACTACCGCCGCTTCATCGACGAGGACCTGCACTTCCACCACCTCATCGCCGAGCACGCCCAGAGCCCGCTGCTCTCGGAGGCGATCGTGCGGCTGCGCTCGCACATGCACCTCTACCGGCTCAACTTCCGCCACGACTTCGAAGACGACACGGTCAGCGAGCACGAGAAGATCCTCTCCGCGCTGCGCGATCGCGATGCGGATGCGGCGGCAGCCGCCATGCTCACCCACATCACCAACTCCTACGCCCGCCTCGGCCCGGTGCTCGCGGCGCGCTCGGAGTAG
- a CDS encoding Na(+)/H(+) antiporter subunit C, with product MDVSLTLIVIMAVLFACGVYAMLERSLTRVLIGFLLLGNATNLLLMIVMGVPGRAPFYGVDGEISDPLPQALTLTAIVITFAVSAFMLALIYRSWQLGQADTVEDDEADIALRERTDADEDLMDDESESDDDEATTDFVGVQTAPITVLHMRDHSSIQDDAPVDRAYGSYGADASAGVLDAESAPPDDDEVETESVDETDAEASDDHAPEHTDEEDRR from the coding sequence ATGGACGTCTCGCTCACCCTCATCGTGATCATGGCCGTGCTCTTCGCCTGTGGCGTGTACGCGATGCTCGAGCGCAGCCTGACCCGAGTGCTCATCGGATTCCTGCTGCTCGGCAACGCGACGAACCTGCTGCTGATGATCGTCATGGGCGTGCCCGGACGCGCTCCGTTCTACGGCGTCGACGGCGAGATCAGCGACCCGCTCCCGCAGGCGCTCACCCTCACCGCCATCGTCATCACGTTCGCGGTCTCGGCATTCATGCTCGCGCTCATCTACCGATCCTGGCAGCTGGGCCAGGCCGACACGGTCGAAGACGACGAGGCCGACATCGCGCTGCGCGAGCGCACCGACGCCGACGAAGATCTCATGGACGACGAGTCCGAGTCCGACGACGACGAGGCCACCACCGACTTCGTCGGCGTGCAGACCGCGCCGATCACGGTGCTCCACATGCGCGACCACTCCTCGATCCAAGACGACGCGCCCGTCGATCGGGCGTACGGCTCGTACGGGGCGGATGCCTCCGCGGGCGTCCTCGATGCCGAATCGGCGCCTCCCGACGACGACGAGGTGGAGACCGAATCCGTCGATGAGACGGATGCCGAAGCATCCGACGACCACGCCCCCGAGCACACCGATGAGGAGGATCGCCGATGA
- a CDS encoding Na+/H+ antiporter subunit D: MSVLVPLLVGLPLLGAAITLVFGRNARLQVFVTVVTLAAVSVIAAVLLVAVDAGDTPMAVSVGGWPVPFGIVLYVDRLAALLVLISSIVLLAVLLFSIGQGAADGTDETPISIFNPSYLILAAGIFNAFIAGDLFNLYVGFEILLVASYVLITLGSTESRIRTGAVYIVVSLVSSILFLASIAMIYGAVGTVNMAQIAERMAELPQETQLVLHLMLVVAFGIKAAIFPVSFWLPDSYPTAPAPVTAVFAGLLTKVGVYALIRTETQLFASNSIDTLLLIIALATMVVGVLGAVAQAELKRILSFTLVSHVGYMIFGLAIATPAAIGATVYYIVHHIVVQTTLFLAVGLIERRAGSTSILRVKGLLKIAPVIAVLYFIPAINLGGLPPFSGFIGKFALFEAAASVGTPLMIVLIMGGILTSLLTLYALMRAWNLAFWREEEDSTETEGRISYLGNAPAADEQQERRRIPKIMTLATAGMVGVTVALTVFAGPLYELCDRIGETLLQPVNLVQLEEEVGG; encoded by the coding sequence ATGAGCGTTCTGGTCCCCCTCCTCGTCGGGCTCCCGCTGCTGGGCGCCGCGATCACGCTCGTCTTCGGTCGCAACGCGCGCCTGCAGGTGTTCGTCACCGTCGTGACGCTCGCCGCCGTCTCGGTGATCGCCGCCGTGCTGCTGGTCGCCGTCGACGCCGGCGACACCCCGATGGCGGTGTCGGTGGGCGGATGGCCGGTGCCGTTCGGCATCGTGCTCTACGTCGATCGGCTCGCCGCCCTCCTCGTGCTGATCTCGAGCATCGTGCTGCTCGCCGTGCTCCTCTTCTCGATCGGCCAGGGGGCCGCCGACGGCACCGACGAGACCCCGATCTCTATCTTCAACCCCTCGTACCTGATCCTCGCGGCGGGCATCTTCAACGCCTTCATCGCGGGCGACCTATTCAATCTGTACGTCGGCTTCGAGATCCTGCTCGTGGCCTCGTACGTGCTGATCACGCTGGGCAGCACCGAGTCGCGCATCCGCACCGGCGCCGTGTACATCGTGGTGTCGCTCGTGTCGTCGATCCTGTTCCTCGCGTCGATCGCGATGATCTACGGAGCCGTCGGCACGGTCAACATGGCGCAGATCGCCGAGCGCATGGCCGAGCTGCCGCAGGAGACGCAGCTCGTGCTGCACCTCATGCTCGTCGTGGCGTTCGGCATCAAGGCCGCCATCTTCCCGGTGTCGTTCTGGCTGCCCGACTCCTACCCGACCGCGCCCGCCCCGGTCACCGCCGTCTTCGCCGGATTGCTGACCAAGGTCGGCGTCTACGCGCTCATCCGCACCGAGACGCAGCTGTTCGCCTCGAACAGCATCGACACGCTGCTGTTGATCATCGCGCTGGCGACCATGGTCGTCGGCGTGCTCGGTGCCGTCGCGCAAGCCGAGCTCAAACGAATCCTGTCGTTCACACTCGTCAGCCACGTCGGGTACATGATCTTCGGTCTCGCGATCGCGACGCCCGCGGCCATCGGCGCCACGGTGTACTACATCGTGCACCACATCGTCGTGCAGACGACCCTGTTCCTCGCCGTGGGACTGATCGAACGAAGAGCCGGCAGCACCTCGATCCTGCGGGTCAAGGGGCTGCTGAAGATCGCGCCGGTGATCGCGGTGCTCTACTTCATCCCCGCGATCAACCTCGGCGGGTTGCCACCCTTCTCCGGGTTCATCGGCAAGTTCGCACTCTTCGAGGCCGCGGCATCCGTCGGCACCCCGCTCATGATCGTGCTGATCATGGGCGGCATCCTCACCTCGCTCCTCACCCTGTACGCGCTCATGCGCGCCTGGAACCTCGCGTTCTGGCGTGAGGAGGAGGACTCGACCGAGACCGAGGGACGCATCTCGTACCTCGGCAACGCGCCCGCCGCCGATGAGCAGCAGGAGCGTCGCCGTATCCCCAAGATCATGACGCTCGCGACCGCCGGCATGGTCGGGGTCACCGTCGCGCTCACCGTCTTCGCGGGCCCGCTCTACGAGCTCTGCGACCGCATCGGCGAGACGCTGCTGCAGCCCGTCAACCTCGTGCAGCTCGAAGAGGAGGTGGGCGGATGA
- a CDS encoding Na+/H+ antiporter subunit E: protein MSPEGKRHFWRDLRAQLPFLAWLVVLWMLLWGQFTLLAFVSGLVVAVFVTRVFRLPTVELSGRVNVFYAALFVVQFLWALLRGAVTVAIQVFDFRKQPGTAIIAVPLRHADDLVMTHVAVVSSLVPGSLVVEADRDRRVLYMHVIGVDGMDDVEKQRRIVLRWEQRVVRALGDPAQYRALKADERARATAAGSSTKGGAR from the coding sequence ATGAGTCCCGAGGGCAAGCGCCACTTCTGGCGCGACCTGCGCGCCCAGCTGCCGTTCCTGGCCTGGCTGGTCGTGCTGTGGATGCTGCTGTGGGGGCAGTTCACGCTGCTGGCGTTCGTCTCCGGACTCGTCGTCGCGGTGTTCGTGACCCGGGTGTTCCGCCTGCCGACGGTCGAGCTGTCGGGGCGGGTCAACGTCTTCTACGCCGCGCTGTTCGTGGTGCAGTTCCTGTGGGCGCTGCTGCGAGGCGCCGTCACCGTCGCCATCCAGGTCTTCGACTTCCGCAAGCAGCCGGGCACCGCCATCATCGCGGTGCCGCTGCGCCACGCCGACGACCTCGTCATGACGCACGTCGCGGTCGTGTCGTCGCTCGTGCCGGGCTCGCTCGTGGTCGAGGCCGATCGTGATCGCCGCGTTCTCTACATGCACGTGATCGGCGTGGATGGGATGGACGACGTCGAGAAGCAGCGCCGCATCGTGCTGCGCTGGGAGCAGCGGGTGGTGCGTGCGCTCGGCGATCCCGCGCAGTATCGTGCGCTCAAGGCCGATGAGCGGGCACGCGCGACCGCCGCCGGGTCTTCGACGAAGGGCGGTGCCCGGTGA